The following coding sequences are from one Treponema bryantii window:
- a CDS encoding GAF domain-containing SpoIIE family protein phosphatase — translation MFTIDSFINVPLYIAAGICALLILFLLIIKLRNKAKISLVFLISAGIMFLGTIYSTFKGYYSYIVFTIILSEIILLPYLIIKAFINPEKIEEKKAAKKAAEINASRDNDMVNRAVIQQIEEKNQRYIEINRNLIAKLSTFFTNNNSMENFLEYCNDLMTEKVRADGCIFLIADDYDNTLAVKSFKGAFPPPYKLPEDLPHKPIRVETNLRFAQFPLQDNIFGQIFTEGQPVLITDSVKDPRVYQNGPEEFLRCGSYIFAPIKQVDSVVGLVGLARKPESEKFTKDEFDTAVMLAEAVSTAIKPLYSFLDYAEHTELNKGGSIASKYQKDMLPAKLPVIPGLSIGCYSNPAENVCGDYYDILVSRKDRISFVMADIAGKGMNSLIVMIMIRAILRLAVHTAQSASTIMSWANRGICLESSKIDHFASIALINYDATTKEAEISTCGNNPVFHYSASEGTIKQISVPTEPMGVTKDTVFTNLPIKLNSGDIIATCTDGLLESLNENGVQYSIENLKKVIVKNAGAAAKDISNRVKDDLKKYCGTAQQYDDQSLLVIKIQ, via the coding sequence TTGTTTACCATTGATTCATTTATAAATGTTCCGCTCTATATTGCTGCCGGTATTTGTGCTCTGCTTATCCTTTTTCTTCTGATAATTAAACTCAGAAATAAGGCAAAAATCAGTTTAGTATTCTTAATTTCTGCAGGCATTATGTTCCTTGGTACAATTTACAGCACATTCAAGGGATATTATTCATATATTGTATTTACAATCATTCTTTCAGAAATAATTCTCTTACCATATCTGATTATTAAAGCATTCATCAATCCAGAAAAGATTGAAGAGAAAAAAGCTGCTAAAAAAGCTGCTGAAATCAATGCTTCACGCGATAATGACATGGTTAATAGAGCTGTCATTCAGCAGATTGAAGAGAAAAACCAGCGCTATATTGAAATTAACCGCAATCTTATTGCTAAACTTTCAACATTCTTTACAAATAACAACAGTATGGAAAACTTCCTCGAGTACTGTAATGACCTTATGACAGAAAAGGTTCGCGCAGACGGTTGTATTTTCCTTATTGCTGATGATTATGATAATACACTCGCTGTAAAATCTTTCAAAGGAGCCTTCCCGCCACCTTATAAACTGCCGGAAGACCTCCCTCATAAGCCAATCCGTGTAGAAACAAACCTTCGTTTTGCACAGTTCCCTCTTCAGGACAACATTTTTGGCCAGATTTTCACAGAAGGACAGCCAGTTCTTATTACAGACTCTGTAAAAGATCCTCGTGTATATCAGAACGGACCAGAAGAATTCCTCCGTTGTGGAAGTTATATATTCGCACCAATCAAACAGGTTGATTCTGTAGTAGGACTTGTTGGTCTTGCACGTAAACCAGAGAGCGAAAAGTTCACAAAAGATGAATTTGATACAGCTGTTATGCTTGCAGAAGCAGTTTCTACAGCAATTAAACCACTTTACAGCTTCCTTGATTATGCTGAACATACAGAATTGAATAAGGGTGGCTCTATTGCTTCTAAGTATCAGAAAGATATGCTTCCTGCAAAACTTCCTGTTATTCCAGGACTTTCAATCGGCTGTTACTCTAACCCTGCAGAAAATGTCTGCGGTGACTATTATGATATTCTTGTTTCAAGAAAAGACCGTATCTCATTCGTTATGGCAGATATCGCAGGAAAGGGCATGAACTCACTTATCGTTATGATTATGATTCGTGCTATTCTCCGTCTTGCAGTTCATACAGCACAGTCTGCTTCAACAATTATGTCATGGGCAAACAGAGGTATTTGTCTCGAAAGTTCTAAGATTGACCACTTTGCAAGTATTGCACTTATCAACTATGATGCAACAACTAAAGAAGCAGAAATCAGTACCTGTGGTAATAACCCTGTATTCCATTATTCTGCATCTGAAGGAACAATTAAACAGATATCTGTACCAACTGAGCCAATGGGGGTAACAAAAGATACAGTTTTCACTAACCTTCCAATCAAACTTAACTCAGGTGATATTATCGCTACATGTACCGACGGCTTACTTGAATCTCTCAATGAAAATGGTGTACAATATTCTATTGAGAATCTTAAGAAGGTAATTGTAAAAAATGCCGGTGCAGCGGCTAAGGATATTTCAAATCGTGTAAAAGATGATTTGAAGAAATATTGTGGAACTGCACAGCAGTATGATGATCAGAGCCTTTTGGTTATTAAAATACAATAA
- a CDS encoding PP2C family protein-serine/threonine phosphatase produces MKSFLYKISLLFFLLVLLSSCKDTYSEKERFYLSNGWSYSEYGEPHEFHPLADKDLPQLVKLLPDASGYIFIKKSFNIPQHFRHKEIYLFLGRVKIAAKVYLNGHLLGQAGFFPPHEFTEGEKSSYFKIPKEYINFSDKNTIMICVWCNEYGTIQDMPFISASDDVIHKAEFENLVNSKIYMIFSVVLLIVFLIYFFLFLLRRSEIQNLSFSQMCFSTALYLVTFYIGEYSIIYKHIYSFLLFEQIFNGTAPIITSYFVINFTRDFLKHRERTFSRIGRFILTLIALALPFCTSDLSTSRLLLRFGFLIMVLQFIYPTVILIKALQKKESQAIKFILCFVPIYLVLIYEAFTRLVLKQPTNTLILSISWLCVIFLFLGLLIVNFVQLAGKVEYMNKHLENLVVERTQALEKERNRAVKEIDLAGFVQKNFYNVDTSEIKNWEIKFAFKAMSGVSGDLYILFMSENHLNGVGIFDISGHGIASGLVTMLVKNIIEQEFKKGMKHPLHEVMAKINERIILEKGSIENYLTGLIIRFSENYCELVNAGHPKALLYSAKNKILGPIEQDGVNQFGAIGIPDFPISFESLKFKIHKGDEIVLYTDGITECTNAKKEYFGSERIMSVFKENVDKPLENQVNAMTDTLFKFSGTEKLNDDITYLILKKL; encoded by the coding sequence ATGAAAAGCTTTTTATATAAAATATCATTACTGTTCTTCCTCCTTGTTCTTCTTTCCAGTTGCAAAGATACTTATTCTGAAAAAGAAAGATTCTATCTTTCTAACGGCTGGTCATATTCAGAATATGGAGAACCCCATGAATTTCATCCTTTAGCTGATAAAGATTTACCACAGCTTGTTAAATTATTACCAGATGCAAGCGGATATATTTTTATAAAAAAAAGCTTTAATATACCTCAGCACTTCAGACATAAAGAAATTTATTTATTTCTTGGCCGCGTAAAAATTGCTGCAAAAGTTTATCTTAACGGACATTTACTAGGACAGGCTGGATTCTTCCCTCCTCATGAATTTACTGAAGGTGAAAAATCAAGCTATTTTAAAATTCCAAAAGAATATATTAATTTTTCAGATAAGAATACAATTATGATTTGTGTATGGTGTAACGAATATGGAACCATACAGGACATGCCTTTTATTTCTGCTTCTGATGATGTTATTCATAAAGCTGAATTTGAAAATCTGGTTAACTCAAAAATCTACATGATTTTCTCTGTTGTACTTCTTATTGTTTTTCTCATTTATTTCTTTTTATTTTTACTTCGCAGATCAGAAATTCAAAACCTTTCGTTCTCACAAATGTGTTTTTCAACAGCTTTATATCTGGTCACATTTTATATTGGTGAATACTCTATAATCTATAAACATATTTATTCTTTCCTTCTTTTTGAACAGATATTTAATGGAACTGCTCCAATAATCACAAGTTATTTTGTAATTAATTTTACAAGAGACTTCTTAAAGCATCGTGAAAGAACTTTCAGCAGAATCGGACGATTTATTTTGACTCTTATTGCACTGGCATTACCATTCTGTACTTCAGATTTATCAACCTCACGACTTCTCCTGCGTTTCGGCTTTCTTATAATGGTTTTACAATTTATTTACCCTACTGTCATCTTAATTAAAGCATTACAGAAAAAAGAAAGTCAGGCTATAAAATTCATTTTATGTTTTGTACCGATTTATCTTGTTTTAATTTATGAAGCTTTTACACGTTTAGTTCTGAAACAACCAACAAATACTCTGATTCTTTCGATTTCATGGCTTTGTGTAATATTCCTTTTCCTTGGACTTCTGATTGTAAATTTTGTCCAGCTTGCAGGAAAAGTAGAATATATGAATAAACATCTTGAGAACTTAGTTGTAGAACGAACTCAGGCTCTTGAAAAAGAAAGAAACAGAGCTGTAAAAGAAATTGATCTTGCGGGTTTTGTGCAAAAGAACTTTTACAATGTTGATACATCTGAAATAAAAAACTGGGAAATCAAATTTGCATTTAAGGCAATGTCTGGAGTTTCCGGTGACTTATATATTCTCTTTATGTCAGAAAATCATCTTAACGGAGTTGGAATTTTTGATATATCCGGACACGGAATTGCTTCTGGTCTTGTTACAATGCTTGTGAAAAATATTATTGAGCAGGAATTTAAAAAAGGAATGAAACATCCTTTACATGAAGTAATGGCAAAAATCAATGAACGGATTATTTTAGAAAAAGGAAGCATTGAAAATTACCTTACTGGCCTTATAATCAGATTTTCAGAAAATTATTGTGAACTCGTTAATGCCGGACATCCTAAAGCTTTATTGTACAGTGCAAAAAATAAAATACTCGGACCTATTGAACAGGATGGTGTAAATCAGTTTGGTGCAATAGGAATTCCTGATTTCCCTATAAGCTTTGAATCTTTGAAATTTAAAATTCATAAGGGTGATGAAATTGTGCTTTATACGGATGGAATTACAGAATGCACTAATGCAAAGAAAGAATATTTTGGCTCAGAACGCATTATGTCTGTATTTAAGGAAAATGTAGATAAACCTCTCGAAAATCAGGTAAATGCAATGACAGACACTCTCTTTAAGTTTAGTGGCACTGAAAAACTAAATGATGATATAACCTATCTGATTCTTAAAAAACTCTAA
- a CDS encoding transcriptional regulator, with the protein MDFSKAKSEEDFNKAHAKAFINEIQHLLSPEEAKLISLTDVKQMIKSNSETYIGMKVIPIDKIVGSEGRYNDFDNRFFPKSTHLKNRWQHVDEAALKDITLPPIKVYEIAGVYFVRDGNHRVSVAKMRGTEFIDAEVVSLQSEIKLKRADSLKEIKKQIINYEKRVFYSETGFGDITDYWCLDFTSAGRYDVIYNHILTHKYYMNLDKTTEVSMEEAIKSWFYNVYFPLASIIREKYILRDFPGRTLGDLYVWTVRYWDDLKKKFGDDIPMDAAVIDFKKHYKIPLAKRFLNRVKCIILRRAITENPKLNLG; encoded by the coding sequence ATGGATTTTTCAAAAGCAAAATCTGAAGAAGATTTTAACAAAGCACACGCAAAAGCATTTATTAACGAAATTCAGCATCTGCTTTCTCCTGAAGAAGCTAAACTTATCTCTTTAACCGACGTAAAGCAGATGATTAAGTCTAACTCAGAAACCTATATTGGAATGAAGGTTATTCCAATTGATAAAATTGTTGGAAGCGAAGGCCGATATAACGATTTTGATAACCGTTTCTTCCCAAAAAGCACACATCTCAAAAACCGCTGGCAGCATGTAGATGAAGCCGCATTAAAAGATATTACACTTCCACCAATTAAAGTTTACGAAATTGCCGGTGTTTATTTTGTACGCGATGGAAATCACCGTGTTTCAGTAGCAAAAATGCGTGGAACAGAGTTTATTGATGCAGAAGTAGTTTCCCTTCAAAGTGAAATCAAGCTCAAGAGAGCCGATTCCCTCAAGGAAATCAAAAAGCAGATAATAAATTACGAAAAACGTGTTTTCTACAGTGAAACAGGTTTTGGTGATATAACTGATTACTGGTGTCTCGATTTTACAAGTGCCGGCCGTTACGATGTAATTTATAATCACATTTTAACTCATAAATACTATATGAATCTGGATAAGACTACTGAAGTATCAATGGAAGAGGCAATTAAATCCTGGTTCTATAATGTTTACTTCCCTCTTGCATCAATTATCAGGGAAAAATACATTTTAAGAGACTTCCCGGGCCGAACTTTAGGCGATCTTTATGTCTGGACAGTTCGTTATTGGGATGATTTAAAGAAAAAATTCGGTGATGACATTCCAATGGACGCCGCTGTAATAGATTTTAAGAAGCATTACAAAATTCCTCTGGCAAAACGCTTCTTAAATCGTGTAAAATGCATCATTTTACGTCGTGCCATTACTGAAAACCCAAAACTTAATCTGGGATAA
- the thrS gene encoding threonine--tRNA ligase: protein MAIDENLQIVRHSCAHVMAEAILKLYPGTKIAIGPAIENGFYYDFEFPTDTKFTETDFATVEKEMRKILAGNHEFVRKEISKEEALKLFADQPYKIELINDLPEGETISTYEQDGYLDLCRGPHVASTKEINGQAFKLDRVAGAYWRGDANRTMLTRVYALCFAKPNDLKDYLAMLAEAEKRDHRKLGQEMDLFHLDPEDPGQIFWHPNGWSIYTVMQDYMRKMVRRDGYQEVNTPAIMPRTLWERSGHWRHYQQNMFITESEKRMFAIKPMNCPGALEIFKSRQRSYKDLPLRLAEFGHDVRNEASGTLHGVMRVRGFVQDDAHILCTEDQIGPEVAKFCKLLKAVYHDFGFDDLVVKFSTMPEDHVGDLATWERAEKALADACTAAGLTYEIQPGEGAFYGPKLEFKLYDCIGREWQCGTIQVDYQLPSAERLDATYIGADNQKHHPVMLHRAILGSFERFLGILIENFAGAFPTWLAFEQAAIVPVTNDFDDYAKKVYESLIGADIRANAYLSSENMRNKIKTITKEHKTPYILIVGENEKKDGTVTVRFRQSSGLEQKTMKIEEFIAYVQKKNEEKGTSI, encoded by the coding sequence ATGGCTATTGATGAAAACTTGCAGATTGTTAGACACAGCTGCGCACATGTGATGGCAGAAGCTATTTTGAAGCTTTACCCGGGCACAAAGATTGCTATTGGCCCTGCTATCGAAAACGGATTTTACTACGACTTTGAATTCCCAACCGACACCAAGTTCACCGAGACCGATTTTGCTACCGTTGAAAAAGAGATGAGAAAGATTCTTGCAGGAAATCATGAATTTGTTCGCAAGGAAATCTCTAAGGAAGAGGCTCTTAAGCTTTTTGCTGACCAGCCTTATAAGATTGAATTGATTAACGATTTGCCGGAAGGCGAAACTATCTCTACATATGAACAGGACGGCTATCTTGATCTTTGCCGTGGTCCACATGTTGCTTCAACTAAAGAAATCAACGGACAGGCATTTAAGCTCGACCGCGTTGCTGGTGCTTACTGGCGTGGTGATGCTAACCGCACTATGCTTACTCGTGTTTATGCACTCTGTTTTGCAAAGCCAAATGATCTTAAAGATTATCTTGCTATGCTCGCAGAAGCTGAAAAACGTGACCATCGTAAGCTTGGTCAGGAAATGGATTTGTTCCACCTCGATCCTGAAGATCCAGGTCAGATTTTCTGGCATCCAAACGGATGGTCAATTTATACTGTAATGCAGGATTATATGCGCAAGATGGTACGCCGTGACGGATATCAGGAAGTAAATACTCCAGCTATCATGCCACGCACTCTCTGGGAGCGTTCTGGTCACTGGAGACACTATCAGCAGAATATGTTTATCACTGAATCTGAAAAACGTATGTTTGCTATTAAACCTATGAACTGTCCTGGAGCCCTTGAGATTTTCAAGAGCCGTCAACGTTCTTATAAAGACCTTCCACTCCGCCTTGCAGAGTTTGGTCATGATGTTCGTAATGAAGCAAGTGGAACACTTCACGGTGTAATGCGTGTACGCGGCTTTGTTCAGGATGATGCTCATATTCTTTGTACAGAAGATCAGATTGGTCCAGAAGTTGCAAAGTTCTGTAAGCTTCTTAAGGCAGTTTACCATGACTTTGGCTTTGATGACCTTGTTGTTAAATTCTCTACAATGCCTGAAGATCACGTTGGTGACCTTGCTACATGGGAACGTGCTGAAAAAGCTCTTGCAGACGCTTGTACAGCAGCCGGCCTCACTTATGAAATTCAGCCTGGTGAAGGTGCTTTCTATGGTCCAAAGCTTGAGTTTAAGCTTTACGACTGCATTGGTCGTGAATGGCAGTGTGGTACAATTCAGGTAGACTATCAGCTTCCTTCTGCAGAACGCCTTGATGCTACATACATTGGAGCTGATAACCAGAAGCACCACCCTGTTATGCTTCACCGCGCTATCCTTGGTTCATTCGAACGCTTCCTTGGTATCCTCATTGAAAACTTCGCAGGTGCATTCCCAACCTGGCTTGCATTTGAGCAGGCTGCAATTGTTCCTGTTACAAATGATTTTGATGATTATGCTAAGAAGGTTTATGAGTCTCTTATTGGAGCTGATATCCGTGCTAATGCATATCTTTCATCAGAGAATATGAGAAACAAGATTAAGACAATCACAAAGGAACACAAAACTCCTTATATTCTGATTGTCGGCGAGAACGAAAAGAAGGATGGAACTGTAACCGTGCGTTTCCGCCAGTCAAGCGGTCTTGAGCAGAAGACAATGAAGATTGAAGAATTCATTGCTTATGTTCAGAAAAAGAACGAAGAAAAAGGAACTTCAATTTAA
- a CDS encoding Hsp33 family molecular chaperone HslO has product MIKAEITDKTLSEHLSKIEEDKLRIFTMADGRIRGALFHGTRFINQMRAQHNLGILETYILGQASLCGALTIPMMKDMEHTLIRFEGTGSADGYTVEADSTGSVRSYLEKEHIPLDKPLENWNLKPFLGAGNLTFSRIHKDDKYLQSSTVDVDGENIAIDFASYFAQSEQINTAFNSSIQFDKEGRVVGAGAMYIQVMPKTGGTAELGSQIDSHAEEDADEEELLRKVENAFKACPSIGLLYSEGEVDSEDIILGLFREFQPTITMKRDIIYDCPCSKDYFLNHIRGLPQKDLEDIRKNGPEPLEVVCRKCGSVYHIPVNEI; this is encoded by the coding sequence ATGATTAAAGCAGAAATTACAGATAAAACTCTTTCAGAGCACCTTTCAAAAATAGAAGAAGATAAATTACGCATTTTTACAATGGCAGATGGCCGTATCCGCGGTGCACTTTTTCATGGCACACGTTTTATAAATCAGATGCGTGCCCAGCATAATCTTGGAATTCTCGAAACATATATTCTTGGTCAGGCAAGCCTTTGTGGTGCCCTTACAATTCCTATGATGAAAGATATGGAACACACCCTGATTCGTTTTGAAGGAACTGGTTCAGCAGACGGCTATACAGTAGAAGCTGATTCAACCGGTAGTGTAAGAAGTTATCTTGAAAAAGAACATATTCCTCTTGATAAGCCTCTTGAAAACTGGAATCTTAAGCCATTCCTTGGTGCTGGAAATCTGACTTTTTCGCGTATTCATAAAGATGATAAATATCTTCAGAGTTCTACTGTAGATGTAGACGGCGAAAATATTGCAATTGATTTTGCCTCATATTTTGCTCAGTCAGAACAGATAAATACCGCCTTTAATTCAAGCATTCAGTTTGATAAAGAGGGAAGAGTAGTCGGAGCCGGCGCAATGTACATCCAGGTAATGCCAAAAACTGGTGGTACCGCAGAATTAGGTTCTCAGATAGACAGCCACGCCGAAGAAGATGCAGATGAAGAAGAACTCCTCCGTAAGGTAGAAAACGCCTTCAAAGCCTGCCCAAGCATCGGCCTCCTGTACAGCGAAGGTGAAGTAGATTCCGAAGACATCATCCTTGGTCTCTTTAGAGAGTTCCAGCCAACCATCACCATGAAACGCGACATAATCTACGACTGCCCATGCAGCAAAGACTATTTCTTAAATCACATCCGCGGCCTCCCACAAAAAGACCTCGAAGACATCCGTAAAAACGGCCCAGAGCCACTAGAAGTAGTATGCCGAAAATGCGGCAGTGTATACCACATTCCAGTTAATGAGATCTAA
- a CDS encoding anti-sigma factor antagonist, with translation MELKIRKNGDVYIIDVTGEMDLYNSYKLKELVMKMLEKNVKNFVINLEQVDYIDSSGIGALIYICSTIKKMNLNLAIANIHGSVKKVIELTKLMGYFPIANSIEEALLMVKE, from the coding sequence ATGGAACTTAAAATACGTAAGAATGGTGATGTCTACATCATTGACGTAACCGGTGAGATGGATCTTTACAATTCATACAAGCTTAAAGAGCTGGTTATGAAGATGCTCGAAAAGAATGTAAAGAACTTTGTCATCAATCTTGAACAGGTAGACTACATTGACTCGTCTGGAATCGGTGCGCTTATTTACATCTGTTCTACAATCAAAAAGATGAACTTGAATCTTGCTATCGCAAATATTCACGGTTCTGTAAAGAAGGTAATTGAACTTACTAAGCTCATGGGTTACTTCCCTATTGCTAACAGTATTGAAGAAGCCCTTTTAATGGTAAAAGAATAA
- a CDS encoding ATP-binding protein has protein sequence MVQELKELRSDENDPLFDKTNMLKKEFPSDFRQIRYFTLLIVQSAPTEIKELNLLEQQISEVIKNAVKHGNHCDINKKVTVWYSFSPTHAHIIVQDEGEGFQDLEKWNDFNKKRLECLHNNDFMELSNYVSFRTKESDSQDGGNALFAALEYWNGGFVYNGKRNAVAMLKKYQQKFHNANHDGE, from the coding sequence ATGGTTCAGGAATTAAAGGAACTCAGATCGGATGAGAATGACCCATTGTTTGATAAAACAAATATGCTGAAGAAGGAATTCCCTTCTGACTTCAGACAGATTCGTTACTTCACCTTGCTGATTGTTCAGTCAGCACCTACAGAAATTAAGGAATTAAATCTTCTTGAGCAGCAGATTAGTGAAGTTATTAAGAATGCTGTAAAACACGGTAATCACTGTGATATCAACAAGAAGGTAACTGTTTGGTATTCATTCAGCCCAACACATGCACATATTATTGTACAGGACGAAGGAGAAGGATTTCAGGATCTCGAAAAGTGGAATGACTTCAATAAAAAGCGTCTTGAATGTCTTCATAACAATGATTTTATGGAATTGTCAAACTACGTTTCTTTCAGAACTAAAGAATCTGATAGCCAGGATGGTGGAAACGCTTTGTTTGCTGCATTGGAATATTGGAACGGCGGTTTTGTTTATAACGGAAAAAGAAATGCCGTTGCCATGCTCAAAAAATATCAGCAGAAATTCCATAATGCAAATCATGATGGTGAATAA